In Flavobacterium sp. GSB-24, the genomic window AAAACGATGAAAATAGATTTTACTCAAAAAATAACCTCAACCAATAAATTTGAAGGCTTAACTTTCTATAAAAAAGAAAACAATAAAATCGAGTTTTTGCTTTGCGAGGATAATGACACCGATCTTTTGGAAACAAAAATATACAAATTGACAATTCCGGCTAAATAACATAGTAATTTCCTGTTTATTGAGTCTTTGACTATATAACAAACCATAAGTAATAATTATAAACATAAAAAAATAATGATCAGAAAAACCGCTTTCGCTCTTTTAGTTTTTATTACCAGTCAAATATCACAGGCTCAATATCAATATCCTTCAACACCTGAACATCCTGTAGTAGATAATTATTACGGAACAAAAATCACAGATTCTTACCGTTGGCTGGAAGATATGAAAAAACCAGAAGTGCAAAAATGGTTTAAAGATCAAAGCGATTTTACCAATTCTGTCATAAAAAAAATCTCTGGCCGTAATGCTCTTTTCAATAGAATGAAGGAAATTAGTGCATTGGCAGGAGATGATTATACTTACGTAAAACAATTAGGAGACAATTATTATTACACCAAAAAGAAAAAAGGAGAAAGCATTGATAAATTATATATCCGTAAAGGTTTAAACGGAACCGAGGTTTTATTATTAGACCCGAATACTTATAAAAAAGATGCAACGATTACGAGTTTCAATATTAGTCCAGATCAGAAAAAATTAGCGGTTACATTATCTCAAGATGGTGCTGAAGTTTGTGATCTCCGAATTATGGATATTGAATCTAAAACTTTTCTTCCAGACAATTTAAATCCAGTCTGGAGTGAATTTAGTTTTGAATTTACCCCTGACAGCAAAGCGATCACTTATACCAAAATGAGTACCAATGATAGTAAAAGTGATGATTTTCTAAAACACATGAAATCTTTACTTCACGTTATTGGCACTAATCCGGAGACCGATAAAATACTGGCATCAAAAGAAAACAATCCCAACTTGAATCTTCTTGCTGAGCAGTTTCCTGATGTTGCATTCTCAGACAATTATTCATACATAATTTTAGAAATCGGATCTACAAAAAGCGAAATATTAGCATTCTATGCTCCTTATTCAGAACTTAATAATCCTAAAATAAATTGGAAACCGCTTATTAAATACGAAGATGAGATCACAAGCTATCAAATAATTGGAGACCAATTTTTCTTTCTTTCGCATAAAAATGCGCCCAATTATAAAATAGGATTAACAGACATTAAAAATCCAAATATTGATAATGCTAAAATTATAATTCCAGAGAGCAATAAAGTATTACGAAGAATACAGAAATCTAAAAACTTCATTTATTATACTTTAAGTGACGGAATTGTACAGGATAAATATCAAATTAATCCAAAAACATTCGAAACTAAAGTAATCGCTCTTCCAAAAGGTTCAAATGGAGGTTATGCTTTAAATTCTCGTGAAAATGATAATCTCTTATTTTTTTACAATGGCTGGATCGCGCCATCTACAACTTATTCTTTTAATGGCTCAACTGGCCATTTAGAAAAATCAAAACAATTTATTGCAAGCGGCAATTATCCTGACTTTTCAAAACAGTATAGTGTAAAAGAAGTTGAAATAGCAAGTCATGATGGCGTAATGGTTCCGTTATCTATTATTTATCCCAAAAACATTAAAATGGACGGCTCTACTCCTTGCTATATTAGTGGTTATGGCGCTTACGGATCAAGCAGAACACCCTATTATATTGGCGATGATTTGATGGCATTGCTGGAGCAAAATACTGTAATTGCTTTTGCACACGTTAGAGGTGGTGGAGAAAAAGGAGCAAATTGGCATAAAGGAGGTCAAAAAGCGACGAAACCTAATACTTGGAAAGATTTTATTGCTTGTTCTGAATATTTGATCAAAGAAAAATATACTTCGGCAGATAAACTTATTGGAAATGGTGCAAGTATGGGCGGTATCTTAATTGGAAGAGCAATTACAGAACGTCCTGATCTTTTTAAAGTTGCTATTATTGAAGTTGGATGCACTAATACTTTGCGAATGGAAACAACTCCAAACGGTCCGAATCAAATTCCAGAAATTGGTTCTTTAAAAAATGAAGAAGATTTTAAAAATATCCTAGAAATGGATTCGCAAAGCAAAGTTAAAAAGGGACAAAAATATCCTGCTGTTTTGGTTCATACTGGAATTAACGATGCACGAGTAGCTTCTTGGGAACCTGGAAAATTTGCTGCTGTTTTACAAAATTACAATAGTTCTGACAGACCAATATTATTACACGTAAATTATGCAAACGGACATTTTTCTAACGATCTGGATGTAACTTATAATGATAGTGCTGATATGTTTGCTTTTGCATTGTGGCAGGTTGGAAATTCAAAATTTCAGATCGCGAAGTAATCTATAGCTCAAATTTAAATGCACTTTTTACTTTGCGTAAATCTTTGCGAATCTCTGTGTAATATTTTACCGCAGAGATTCGCAAAGATTTACACAAAGAAACACAAAGTATTTCGGTTAGCAGATTAAATGTAGAGACACACTGATTTACACGCCTCTACGATAAATATTTCATGAAATCAAAACTCACGAATGAAACAACTTTACAAATTCATCATCCTAATTCTTATCAGCCTTAAAAGCTATTCTCAAACACAAGCTATAATTTACTTTAAAGATGGTGATTCTATAGAAGGTTTTGCTTCATTAAAATTCAATAAAATAAAATTTAAAGTTTCGCAGGATGACAAATCTGACAGCTGGGATGAAGAGTATGTAAAAAAAATTACTTTCCTTGATTTTGGAGCCACAAGAACTTTTGAATATGTAAAGCTGAATTCTTTAGACAAACCAAAATTGGTAGAAATTATTACTAAAGGTGAAGCGACTTTATATAAAAAAGTAGGCTCAGATTTTAGTCTTACAGACATGATTTATAATCCGTACGATGATCGGCCTGATAATACCTTAAGCCCAACTTTAAAAACACAATTAGGTCCGCAAGCCCAACAACATTTATCAAATTCTAATATAAGCGAACCTTCTACATTTTATTACATAAAGAAGCCAAAAGACAAATATCCAACTTGTTTAAACTGCGGTATTATAAACGCGTGGAGGAAAAACACTTCCAAATTTTTCGCTGACTGCGATTTTATCGTCAAAAAATTAAAAGGCGATAAATGGGTTTTTGAAGATATTAAAGAAATTGTAGAATTTTATAATGATATTTGTTTGGGAGAATAAATATTTTACTCCATTAAAAATTGCGGATTTACAGGACTTTAGACGCACTGCTGTGCGTCTCTACGACAAACCTTTGTAACTTTGAATCTCTGTAACTTTGAACCTTTAAAAAAAAATTCATCATCGTCCCAACCTTTTTATCTTTTTATCTCTCTATATAAGAAAGACAACAATTGTGATAAACGAGACTCAAATAGCAAACTGTAAAAAAATGCACCGCGATGCACAGCGTGAGGTGTACGAATACATGGCGCCCAAATTGTATCGCCTTTGCAAACGATACCTAAAAAAGGAAGAGGAAATTGAAGAAGCACTTGCCGATTCTTTCTTTACGATTTTTACCAAACTCGACCAACTAAAAGAAGCATATGCTTTTGAAGCCTGGGCCAGAAGGATAACCGTAAATCATTGTTTGGCGGCAATTCGAAAAGCAACTAATTTCAACATGTATCTCGACGATGTAAAACTAATTTCTCAACCTTCTGTTGATGAATTAAATACATTGGAAGAAGAAGATTTACTCAATTTATTAAACCATATTCCAGACGGCTGTAAAACTGTTTTTAACCTTTTTGCCATTGAAGGTTTCTCTCATAAAGAAATAGCCGAAATGCTGAAGATCTCCGAAGGCACTTCAAAATCACAATTGAACGCCGCTAAGACCAAATTGAAAGAACTGGTTAATAAACTGTATTATCAAAAAGCAAAATAGTCATGGACAATCAAGATAAATTATTCGATAAAATAAAAGAAGCTTCGCAAAATGCGGAATTCAAAGACTTTCCCGCAATGGAAAAAGTCTGGGCACGTGTTGAAGAAAAACTAGACAAAAAAGAAGATAAAAAAACAATTGCTTTATGGAAAAAAATCGCCATTGCAGCTTCTCTTCTTTTACTAATTTCTTTAGCTGTTCAATTTTTACATACAGATAAAAATGCCGTACAAGAAACTCCTAAAGTAGTTATTCAGGAAACTGAAAAAGTAGAATCGCAAGAACCTGCTTTAAATCAAAAAAGTACAGAACCTTCTTCGGATTCTGGAATTGTTTCAAACGAAGAAGCCGATAAAATTTTAGAAAATCATATTAAAAATAAAGAAAGAGTCGCTATTGAGGAAACAATTGCACCAAATACAGAATTGCTACAAGCTGCACCAGCACCAAAAATTGCAGCAGATGCTGTTGTAGTTGCTGCGCCTGTAGTACAAGAATCAATTGAAGAAGACGATAACATTATTTCTAAAAAAGAGTTTTCTTCAGAATCGGCTTATTTAAGGAGTCCGCAAAGAGAATCTGCGAAAGTCGCTTTTGCTGAAAAAAGTACTCCAAGAGCTAAGAAAAGTGCTCCACTTGTTATTTTTAACGGAAACGCAATGGCGCATAGCGACGAGGCTAAAAAAGATAAAATGATGCGAAATGAACTTCCGAATCTAAATCCAGAAAATGTAGATTCGCTCGTTGTTCTAGACGAGCCATTGTACATTATCGACGGCATTTATTATTCTGAAAATGATTTATTTGGAAATAATCCAACGAGTCCTTACGCGCCCTTGGACAAACAAGACATTAAAACTATAACCATTTTACAAGACCTTGAAGCCACTTCAAAATATGGTGAAAAAGGAAAAAAAGGAGTTGTCATTATTACTACAAAAACAGGAAAACCAGCTCCGAAAAAGTAATTCCAAGCTTTGTCAAAGTCTGCAGCTTTGACAAAGCTAAATCCGAACATTAATCTTAAAAATTATTATCATGAAAAGTTTAAAACTTATTTCATCAGCCATTGCTATGCTTGTATGTTTCGTAACCATGGCACAGCAAAGAACAATAACTGGAATCGTTTCAGACGAGACAAAACAACCACTTCCAGGTGTAACTATTTACAATCAGACATCAAAAGCAAATGCCGCAACCAATTTTGATGGGCAGTACAGTATTCAAGCCAAAACTGGCGATATGCTGGTTTTCAGCTTCATTGGATACAAAAACCAAAGTCAAAAGGTTCAGAACTCAAATATTATCAATATAAAACTTCTTCCAGACAATCAAACTTTAAGTGAAGTTGTGGTTATGGGTTACGGTACAAGTAATGCTGAATATGAAGACCGCAGTTATGCACGTGCCGAAAGAAAAAAAGAAAAAAGAGATAAATCGGTAGCACCGCAAGGAAAAATGGCAATGCCAGTTGCGAGTAATGCCCTTTATATGCCAAGCTCTAATGTCGTTGTACGTGGTAATGCATCTGTTTCTCCAAAAAATGAACCAATGTATATTATTGATGGAGTTCCTGCAAAAGCCAATCAAATGGCAAAAATTAATCCGAATGATATTGACAATGTTTCGGTTTTAAAAGACCAGGCAGCAACTTCTCTATATGGAATTAAAGGTTCAAATGGCGTTGTGATAGTTTCGACTAAAAATGAACTTTATAAAAATCTTTCAGAAAAGGAATTAGACAAAAAACTAAACATAATGCCAATTCCTGTTGAACCTACTCAGGAAGATTATGATGCTTTTGTCGAGAATGCTTTCGAAAGTCCAAAAACAGCACCGCTTTCTACTTTTTCTATTGATGTTGATAATGCTTCGTACACAAATATCAGACGTTTTTTAAACAATGGGCAACAAGTTCCAAAAGATGCAGTTCGTGTAGAAGAAATGGTGAACTTTTTCAAATACACTTATCCACAGCCTAAAGACGAAAATCCGTTTTCTATTAACACAGAAGTAAGCGATTCGCCTTGGAATGCAAACAATAAAATCTTGAAAATTGGTTTACAGGGAAAAAATATTCCAACAAACGATCTGCCAGCTTCAAACCTTGTTTTCTTAATTGATGTTTCGGGTTCAATGAGTGATATGAATAAACTTCCTTTATTAAAACAATCTTTAAAAATTTTATTAAACGAATTACGTGCAAAAGACAAAGTGGCAATCGTAGTTTACGCGGGCGCTGCCGGAATGGTTTTACCTCCAACTTCAGGCGATGAGAAAAAAACAATAATCGATGCTTTAGATAAATTGCAGTCTGGCGGAAGTACTGCCGGCGGTGCAGGAATCGAACTGGCTTATAAAACCGCTACTGAAAATTTCATCAAAGGCGGAAACAATCGTGTAATCCTGGCAACTGACGGCGATTTTAACGTAGGAAGCACTTCTAACTCTGACATGGAAAAATTAATAGAAGACAAAAGAAAAACGGGTGTTTTCTTGACATGTTTAGGCTACGGAATGGGTAATTATAAAGACAGCAAAATGGAAATCTTAGCCGATAAAGGAAATGGAAATTACGCTTACATCGATAATATTCAAGAAGCGAATCGTTTTTTAGGAAAAGAATTTAAAGGTTCGATGTTTGCTATCGCGAAAGATGTAAAAATTCAGATTGAATTCAATCCGAAACAAGTGCAATCGTATCGTTTGATTGGATATGAAAACAGAAAACTTCGTCCAGAAGACTTTAAAAATGACGCAATTGATGCTGGCGAATTAGGAAGTAATCATACCGTAACGGCTTTATATGAAATTATTCCTGTTGGTGTAAAAAGCGATTACTTAAATGTACAGCCAGATGATTTAAAATATACTAAAACAGAAACTACTTCAAGCAATTACACTAATGAATTGGCAACAATAAAATTCCGTTATAAAAAACCTGACGGTGACAAAAGTATAGAAATGGTTCAGGTAATTGAAAACAAATCAGCTGCTATGGAAAAAGCGAGTGATGACATGAAATTTAGTACTGCAGTTGCCTGGTTCGGATTAAAATTAAGAGATTCAAAATTGATTGCCGACAAGTCTTCTGAAGAGATTGTAAAATTAGCAAAGCAAGGAAATTCAAATGATGCCGAAGGTTACAAAGCTGAATTTATTCGTTTGGTTGAAACCTCCAAACAGTATAATTAATAAATATTGTATTACTTTTGGGTTTTATTTAAAACATTAATTTTTATACTCGTATGAACCCAATTTTAAGCCAAAATCTATTTTTAGTAAAAGAACATGTTGGAATGTTTAAAGCCGCAAATAATTATGACATATACAATCCAGAAACGAATCAGATAATTATGAACTGCCGAGAAAATAATCTTGGTTTCTTCACAAAAGTACTTCGTTTTACAGATTACAAAAGAGCAACTCCGTTTAATGTTGAAATTACAACTGCTTCTGGCGAAAAATTAATTACCGTAAGAAGAGGCGTTGCCATCTTTAGATCGACTGTTGAAGTGTTAGATGAAAAAGATCGTTTGGTTGGAACTTTCAAACAAAAATTCTTTTCTATCGGAGGAAAGTTTGATATCCTAGACAAAAACGAAAAACCTGTTGCAACACTTCAGGGAAAATGGACAGGATGGGATTTTAAATTTTCCCATGAAAACAAACAATTGGCGCAGGTAAGTAAAAAATGGGCTGGATTAGGAAAAGAGTTTTTTACAAGTGCTGATAATTATGTACTTCAAATTGAAGACACTGTAGCAGCCGAAAGTCCATTGAGACAATTAATTTTAGGAGCCGTAATGTGTATCGATATGGTTTTGAAAGAATAACAAAAGTTGTTAAACTTAGATTAAGAATATATTTTAAAGCATCATTTTAGTTTGCAAAAGCTTATTTTTGTATTACTTAAAATGATGCTTTCTGCATTTCTAAAAACACAATCATGACCGACTTAAAAAATAAAAATGCACTAATTACTGGTGCTGGAAAAGGAATTGGAAAAGCTGTAGCTACTGCTTTGGCTAAAGAAGGTGTAAACCTGATTTTAGTTTCTAGAACTAAAAGCGATATTGATCAACTGGCAGAAGAAACTGCAAAACTGGGCGTAAAAACTTTGGCTTTATCTGCAGACGTTTCGGATATTAACTCTATAAATACTGCTGTTGAAAAAGCAATTGCCGAATTTAAAAGTATTGACATCTTAATCAATAGTGCCGGAATTGCTTCTTTTGGAAAATTCTTGGAATTGGAGCCACAAGCTTGGGAAAGAATTATTCAGGTGAATTTAATGGGAACGTATTATACGACACGCGCCGTTATCCCAAATATGATCGAAAGACAAACTGGAGACATTATTAATATTTCATCTACTGCCGGCTTAAACGGAAATGCTCTTACGAGTGCATACAGCGCTTCTAAATTTGCTGTTTTAGGTTTAACCGATTCTTTGATGCAGGAAATGAGAAAACACAACATTCGTGTTACAGCTTTAACGCCAAGTACTGTTGCTACTGACATGGCAAAAGATTTAAATCTGACTGACGGAAATCCAGAAAAAGTGATGCAGTCTGAAGATATGGCAGATTTAATTATTGCGCAGTTAAAACTAAACCGAAGAGTGTTTATTAAAAACAGCAGCATCTGGTCTACTAATCCTTAAAAATTAAAACTTCAAATTCCAATTTTTTAAATTCCAAATTCCAAGTTTGACTAAATTGGGATTTTAAATATTGGAATTTCAAAAACTAAAATTATGGAACAATATTTAAGACAGTTGGTCGAAATAGAATTTCAGGATAAAAAAGAAATCTTCAGCGGATTTTTAATTGATTATTCTGATGAATGGATTTTACTTCGAAATAATCCTGTAGATTTTGTTTTGGACGGTTTTGTCATTTTGAGAAATAAAAACATCGAAGCTGTAAACCGCGATCATGATCTAGCGTTTACAGAGAAGGTAATTCGATTGAAAGGTTTAAAAATTAATTCTGAAGATATTATTCCGATTAAAGATTTGGCGTCAATCATGAAATTTATTTCTGAGAAATACGGTGTTTTTCAAATTGCAAAAAAATCATCAAAATCTGCTTATTTAGGAAAATTAATAGAATTAAACGACGAAGAATTAACCATTAATTTTTTGGACACACGCGGCCAGTTTGGAGGAGAATTAAGTTTTAATCCAGAAAAAATTCGTGTTATTGAGTTTGATACTGATTATATTAATTCTTTGAAATTGGTGGTTGACGAGAATCAAAAATAAATATCTTCTAAAAAACAAAAACCGCATAATTTTTAAAATTATGCGGTTTTTGTCATTCTGACGAAGGAAGGATCTCCACGAGAAACTCCACTCCTAAAATTGCCAATCTTTGTAGAGTTACTTGTGGAGATTCCTCGTTCCTCGGAATGACAATAGTTATGTAAAAACTTTGTCAAAGTTTGAAACTTTTTCAAAGTTGAAAAATCATAAAATTAAGCTTCCGCCAGTTTATTCAAAAACTCTAAACGAACACTTCCGTCTTCATCAATCTTAGTTAAATTAATTTCTTGTAAAGTATTTACCAATTCAGGATTCCACGGTGTTTTTACTTTTACGTAGTTTTCTGTAAATCCGTGAATGTATCCTTCTTTATTTTCGCTTTCAAAAAGAACCGTTCTGTTTGTTCCCAATTGGCTTTCGTAAAAAGCACGGCGTTTTTTAACTGATAAACCGCGAAGCATTTTACTGCGTTTTGCTCTTACATTTGAAGGAACAAC contains:
- a CDS encoding von Willebrand factor type A domain-containing protein, giving the protein MKSLKLISSAIAMLVCFVTMAQQRTITGIVSDETKQPLPGVTIYNQTSKANAATNFDGQYSIQAKTGDMLVFSFIGYKNQSQKVQNSNIINIKLLPDNQTLSEVVVMGYGTSNAEYEDRSYARAERKKEKRDKSVAPQGKMAMPVASNALYMPSSNVVVRGNASVSPKNEPMYIIDGVPAKANQMAKINPNDIDNVSVLKDQAATSLYGIKGSNGVVIVSTKNELYKNLSEKELDKKLNIMPIPVEPTQEDYDAFVENAFESPKTAPLSTFSIDVDNASYTNIRRFLNNGQQVPKDAVRVEEMVNFFKYTYPQPKDENPFSINTEVSDSPWNANNKILKIGLQGKNIPTNDLPASNLVFLIDVSGSMSDMNKLPLLKQSLKILLNELRAKDKVAIVVYAGAAGMVLPPTSGDEKKTIIDALDKLQSGGSTAGGAGIELAYKTATENFIKGGNNRVILATDGDFNVGSTSNSDMEKLIEDKRKTGVFLTCLGYGMGNYKDSKMEILADKGNGNYAYIDNIQEANRFLGKEFKGSMFAIAKDVKIQIEFNPKQVQSYRLIGYENRKLRPEDFKNDAIDAGELGSNHTVTALYEIIPVGVKSDYLNVQPDDLKYTKTETTSSNYTNELATIKFRYKKPDGDKSIEMVQVIENKSAAMEKASDDMKFSTAVAWFGLKLRDSKLIADKSSEEIVKLAKQGNSNDAEGYKAEFIRLVETSKQYN
- a CDS encoding 3-ketoacyl-ACP reductase, with the translated sequence MTDLKNKNALITGAGKGIGKAVATALAKEGVNLILVSRTKSDIDQLAEETAKLGVKTLALSADVSDINSINTAVEKAIAEFKSIDILINSAGIASFGKFLELEPQAWERIIQVNLMGTYYTTRAVIPNMIERQTGDIINISSTAGLNGNALTSAYSASKFAVLGLTDSLMQEMRKHNIRVTALTPSTVATDMAKDLNLTDGNPEKVMQSEDMADLIIAQLKLNRRVFIKNSSIWSTNP
- a CDS encoding phospholipid scramblase-related protein, encoding MNPILSQNLFLVKEHVGMFKAANNYDIYNPETNQIIMNCRENNLGFFTKVLRFTDYKRATPFNVEITTASGEKLITVRRGVAIFRSTVEVLDEKDRLVGTFKQKFFSIGGKFDILDKNEKPVATLQGKWTGWDFKFSHENKQLAQVSKKWAGLGKEFFTSADNYVLQIEDTVAAESPLRQLILGAVMCIDMVLKE
- a CDS encoding sigma-70 family RNA polymerase sigma factor; translated protein: MHRDAQREVYEYMAPKLYRLCKRYLKKEEEIEEALADSFFTIFTKLDQLKEAYAFEAWARRITVNHCLAAIRKATNFNMYLDDVKLISQPSVDELNTLEEEDLLNLLNHIPDGCKTVFNLFAIEGFSHKEIAEMLKISEGTSKSQLNAAKTKLKELVNKLYYQKAK
- a CDS encoding prolyl oligopeptidase family serine peptidase, whose amino-acid sequence is MIRKTAFALLVFITSQISQAQYQYPSTPEHPVVDNYYGTKITDSYRWLEDMKKPEVQKWFKDQSDFTNSVIKKISGRNALFNRMKEISALAGDDYTYVKQLGDNYYYTKKKKGESIDKLYIRKGLNGTEVLLLDPNTYKKDATITSFNISPDQKKLAVTLSQDGAEVCDLRIMDIESKTFLPDNLNPVWSEFSFEFTPDSKAITYTKMSTNDSKSDDFLKHMKSLLHVIGTNPETDKILASKENNPNLNLLAEQFPDVAFSDNYSYIILEIGSTKSEILAFYAPYSELNNPKINWKPLIKYEDEITSYQIIGDQFFFLSHKNAPNYKIGLTDIKNPNIDNAKIIIPESNKVLRRIQKSKNFIYYTLSDGIVQDKYQINPKTFETKVIALPKGSNGGYALNSRENDNLLFFYNGWIAPSTTYSFNGSTGHLEKSKQFIASGNYPDFSKQYSVKEVEIASHDGVMVPLSIIYPKNIKMDGSTPCYISGYGAYGSSRTPYYIGDDLMALLEQNTVIAFAHVRGGGEKGANWHKGGQKATKPNTWKDFIACSEYLIKEKYTSADKLIGNGASMGGILIGRAITERPDLFKVAIIEVGCTNTLRMETTPNGPNQIPEIGSLKNEEDFKNILEMDSQSKVKKGQKYPAVLVHTGINDARVASWEPGKFAAVLQNYNSSDRPILLHVNYANGHFSNDLDVTYNDSADMFAFALWQVGNSKFQIAK